A genomic stretch from Malus domestica chromosome 15, GDT2T_hap1 includes:
- the LOC103440436 gene encoding calcium uniporter protein 4, mitochondrial gives MALRQALAKRPFGATRVSLTPPSSVITDHQTIVPPNAAQASFHREYLTSTDTPRKGFFRRFLHRQSAAKLPEFLTVPVGEKLREKLRGINISADRLRLGGINHPPPDRAPNAELPYGISVSDAKKILRLSQVEKLKAKLREIPESSISRSEFVRICVEGCGSEEQGAEFAKMMDESGNVIILGNAVFLRPEQVAKSVESIISQTMPTPNDPRRKELQQMETQKMVIDQKARALVRGELYCGLGFLLFQTIGAMRLTFWELSWDVMEPICFFVSSIDFALGYAFFLRTSTEPTFKGFFHRRFKAKQRRLMEAHKFDVEKYNQLRKVFYPNSDHPASFHHEEGMVMGSS, from the exons ATGGCGCTCCGTCAAGCGCTTGCTAAGCGCCCATTTGGCGCCACCAGAGTGTCCCTAACGCCACCATCGTCGGTCATTACGGATCACCAAACCATCGTACCCCCGAATGCCGCCCAGGCGAGTTTCCACAGGGAGTATCTGACCTCGACGGACACACCCCGGAAAGGATTTTTCCGGCGATTTCTCCACAGACAGTCGGCAGCCAAGCTCCCGGAATTCCTGACCGTTCCGGTCGGGGAGAAACTCCGGGAAAAGCTGAGAGGCATCAACATTAGCGCTGATCGGCTCCGTCTCGGCGGTATCAACCATCCACCGCCAGATCGGGCCCCCAACGCCGAGCTTCCGTACGGAATCTCGGTCAGCGACGCTAAGAAGATTCTGAGGCTTTCTCAGGTGGAGAAGCTGAAGGCAAAGCTGAGGGAGATTCCTGAGAGTTCCATTTCGCGATCGGAGTTCGTTCGGATCTGCGTCGAAGGCTGCGGGAGCGAAGAGCAAGGTGCTGAGTTCGCGAAGATGATGGACGAGTCCGGAAACGTCATCATTTTGGGAAACGCGGTGTTTCTCCGACCGGAGCAG GTGGCAAAATCAGTGGAGAGCATAATCTCACAAACCATGCCCACCCCGAACGATCCAAGAAGAAAAGAGCTGCAGCAGATGGAAACTCAAAAGATGGTAATTGACCAAAAAGCCAGGGCCCTGGTCCGTGGGGAGCTCTACTGTGGGCTGGGCTTTTTGTTATTTCAAACGATCGGGGCCATGAGGCTCACTTTCTGGGAGCTGAGCTGGGATGTCATGGAGCCCATTTGCTTCTTCGTCTCGTCCATCGACTTCGCCTTGGGCTACGCCTTTTTCCTCCGGACATCGACGGAGCCCACCTTCAAAGGGTTCTTCCACCGTCGCTTCAAGGCCAAGCAACGGCGGCTCATGGAGGCTCATAAGTTCGATGTCGAAAAGTACAACCAGCTCCGAAAAGTGTTTTATCCGAATTCGGATCATCCGGCGTCGTTTCATCACGAAGAAGGGATGGTTATGGGATCATCGTAG